One Micromonospora craniellae genomic region harbors:
- the mca gene encoding mycothiol conjugate amidase Mca, with the protein MAEQLRLMAVHAHPDDESSKGAATTAKYVAEGVDVLVVTCTGGERGSVLNPKLDRPEVWANIADIRRAEMDAARAILGIEQAWLGFVDSGLPEGDPLPPLPEGCFALQDVGVAAGPLVRLMRQFRPHVVTTYDEEGGYPHPDHIMCHKVSVAAFEAAGDPERYPELGEPWQPLKLYYDIGFSKGKILALHEAILAGGAESPYAEWLTRWDDRPDKGPRITTRVECAEYFPVRDDALRAHATQVDPDGFWFQVPMELQQRAWSTEDFQLVRSLVDSPLPESDLFAGIRETAHAR; encoded by the coding sequence GTGGCAGAACAACTCCGGCTCATGGCCGTGCACGCGCATCCCGACGACGAGTCGAGCAAGGGTGCCGCGACCACGGCCAAGTACGTCGCCGAGGGGGTGGACGTGCTGGTGGTCACGTGCACCGGCGGCGAGCGGGGCAGCGTGCTCAACCCCAAGCTGGACCGGCCCGAGGTGTGGGCCAACATCGCCGACATCCGGCGGGCGGAGATGGACGCGGCCCGCGCCATCCTCGGCATCGAGCAGGCCTGGCTGGGCTTCGTCGACTCGGGACTGCCCGAGGGCGACCCGCTGCCGCCGCTGCCCGAGGGCTGTTTCGCGCTCCAGGACGTCGGGGTGGCCGCCGGTCCGCTGGTACGCCTCATGCGGCAGTTCCGTCCGCACGTGGTCACCACGTACGACGAGGAGGGCGGCTACCCGCACCCGGACCACATCATGTGCCACAAGGTCAGCGTGGCGGCCTTCGAGGCGGCCGGTGACCCGGAGCGCTACCCCGAGCTGGGCGAGCCGTGGCAGCCGCTCAAGCTCTACTACGACATCGGCTTCTCCAAGGGCAAGATCCTCGCCCTGCACGAGGCGATCCTGGCCGGCGGTGCCGAGTCACCGTACGCGGAGTGGCTCACCCGCTGGGACGACCGGCCGGACAAGGGCCCCCGGATCACCACCCGGGTCGAGTGCGCCGAGTACTTCCCGGTCCGGGACGACGCGTTGCGCGCCCACGCCACCCAGGTCGACCCGGACGGCTTCTGGTTCCAGGTGCCGATGGAGCTGCAACAGCGCGCCTGGTCGACGGAGGACTTCCAGCTCGTACGCTCGCTGGTCGACTCGCCGCTGCCCGAGTCGGACCTGTTCGCCGGCATCCGGGAGACGGCGCATGCCCGCTGA
- a CDS encoding 5'-methylthioadenosine/S-adenosylhomocysteine nucleosidase family protein yields the protein MNLSSVSNSGIVASGGTISVGGNVSAEQHLHHGTAPGSTGSADSVRRRADVAVLTVLREEMAAVAEVLSRAPDHWVDRAYGGAAVHRATVSTPEGPLRVVATQALEPGTHSALIAFRDLCQRFAPQLVLLVGIAGAVRADVEIGDVVLADEVIWYDSRRETEDGPKRRGRIQATAPVLRRRVNDFLVRHGTLFQLEPGRSHRIHRGPVGSGNAVVTDAGSDIRGWLVEVHEKVLAVETEAGGLAQGFYEAVDGARPLRGWMTIRGISDHADRQKGHRDHELASRHAAAVLERLLPFLRLAPEES from the coding sequence ATGAACCTGTCCTCGGTCTCGAACAGCGGCATTGTGGCCAGCGGCGGCACCATCTCGGTGGGCGGAAACGTCAGCGCGGAGCAGCACCTCCACCACGGCACCGCGCCGGGCTCGACCGGCTCCGCCGATTCCGTCCGTCGCCGCGCCGACGTGGCGGTCCTCACCGTGCTGCGGGAAGAGATGGCCGCCGTGGCCGAGGTACTCAGCCGCGCGCCGGACCATTGGGTGGATCGGGCGTACGGGGGCGCTGCCGTGCACCGGGCCACCGTCTCCACACCAGAGGGACCACTACGCGTGGTGGCCACCCAGGCCCTCGAACCCGGTACGCACTCTGCCCTGATCGCCTTCCGGGACCTGTGTCAACGTTTTGCTCCGCAACTCGTCCTGCTGGTCGGGATCGCCGGGGCGGTGCGGGCCGACGTGGAGATCGGCGACGTGGTCCTTGCCGACGAGGTGATCTGGTACGACAGCCGACGGGAGACCGAGGACGGCCCCAAACGGCGAGGTCGGATCCAGGCGACCGCACCTGTGCTCCGGCGCCGGGTCAACGACTTCCTGGTCCGTCACGGCACGCTCTTCCAGCTCGAACCGGGGCGGAGCCATCGGATCCACCGTGGACCCGTCGGCTCGGGCAACGCGGTGGTGACCGACGCAGGTTCGGACATCCGTGGATGGCTGGTCGAGGTCCACGAAAAGGTCCTCGCGGTGGAGACCGAGGCAGGCGGGCTGGCCCAGGGCTTCTACGAGGCAGTGGACGGAGCCCGCCCGCTGCGCGGATGGATGACCATACGGGGCATCTCCGACCATGCCGACCGGCAGAAGGGCCATCGTGACCACGAGCTTGCCTCCCGGCATGCGGCGGCGGTCCTGGAACGGCTCCTGCCCTTCCTGAGACTGGCACCGGAAGAGTCATGA
- a CDS encoding DUF4307 domain-containing protein, protein MTETHATFASTTPVFPPGRYGRRRTPGRRRQLLTTLLVVTVLVALTAVSFRLYRQYGDPAYDAQVITYGEITDQQVVVNFRVNLPEGGAAVCVLRARDHAGAEVAREEVPVAAADGQRSVTVRHPLATSARPFIGEVVRCRPAA, encoded by the coding sequence GTGACCGAGACGCACGCCACATTTGCATCGACCACCCCGGTTTTCCCGCCCGGCCGGTACGGCCGCCGCCGTACGCCGGGACGCCGCCGGCAGCTACTGACCACGCTGCTGGTGGTCACGGTGCTGGTGGCGCTCACCGCTGTCTCGTTCCGGCTCTACCGGCAGTACGGCGACCCGGCCTACGACGCCCAGGTGATCACCTACGGCGAGATAACCGACCAGCAGGTGGTGGTCAACTTCCGGGTGAATCTGCCGGAGGGCGGCGCGGCGGTCTGCGTGCTGCGCGCCCGCGACCACGCCGGGGCCGAGGTGGCCCGCGAGGAGGTCCCGGTGGCCGCCGCCGACGGGCAGCGCAGCGTCACCGTGCGGCACCCGCTCGCCACCAGCGCCCGCCCTTTCATCGGCGAGGTCGTCCGCTGCCGGCCGGCGGCCTGA
- a CDS encoding amidase: MAVQDIMPTWVGATAKQIARGVRRGDVSATQVLADHLDHLAKADTDLAAFRAVRGGQAVAEAEKVDEQEDLSNLPLAGVPVAVKENTPVAGVPTWNGSAAVRTPVAEADHEVVRRLRGAGAVILGVTRMPELGLWGATDDSTAVTRNPWDLGRTPGGSSGGAAAAVAAGLVPIAQGNDGLGSIRIPAACCGLVGLKPGRGVVPCQLGAEDWFGLTEHGMLATTVADAAVGFQVLAGRAQEKLVPPQRLRVGVSLRSPVRGVSPDAPNRDAVAAAGRLLAAAGHDAVPADPVYPTALGLQGIATWFAAAAADVRAAGIDRRDLQPRSRRHVTFGEWAWRRGYVREADRLAWRERSIGFFTDHSVDLLLTPALASAPPPATSWSARSWQANMLVNIRYAPYAAPWNIAGLPALVVPVGRRPDGLPLAVQLVGPPGSELLLLGVAGQFEMAAPWPRHAPGYPRVGTGSPATA, translated from the coding sequence GTGGCCGTGCAGGACATCATGCCGACCTGGGTCGGGGCGACCGCCAAACAGATCGCCCGAGGCGTACGGCGGGGCGACGTCTCCGCCACCCAGGTCCTGGCCGACCATCTCGACCACCTCGCGAAGGCCGACACCGACCTCGCCGCGTTCCGGGCGGTACGCGGCGGGCAGGCGGTCGCCGAGGCGGAGAAGGTCGACGAGCAGGAGGACCTGAGCAACCTGCCGCTGGCCGGGGTGCCGGTGGCGGTCAAGGAGAACACCCCGGTGGCCGGGGTGCCCACCTGGAACGGTTCGGCCGCGGTGCGTACCCCGGTGGCCGAGGCCGACCACGAGGTGGTCCGCCGGCTGCGCGGCGCGGGCGCGGTGATCCTCGGCGTCACCCGGATGCCCGAGCTGGGTCTGTGGGGCGCGACCGACGACAGCACCGCGGTCACCCGCAACCCCTGGGACCTGGGGCGTACCCCGGGTGGCTCGTCGGGTGGCGCGGCGGCGGCGGTCGCCGCCGGGTTGGTGCCGATCGCCCAGGGCAACGACGGCCTCGGCTCGATCCGCATCCCGGCGGCCTGCTGCGGCCTGGTCGGTCTGAAGCCCGGCCGGGGCGTGGTGCCCTGCCAGCTCGGCGCGGAGGACTGGTTCGGGCTGACCGAGCACGGCATGCTCGCCACCACGGTCGCCGACGCGGCGGTCGGCTTCCAGGTGCTCGCCGGCCGTGCCCAGGAGAAGCTGGTCCCGCCGCAGCGGCTGCGGGTCGGGGTGTCGCTGCGTTCCCCGGTGCGCGGGGTCTCGCCGGACGCGCCGAACCGCGACGCGGTCGCCGCCGCCGGTCGACTGCTCGCCGCCGCCGGGCACGATGCCGTCCCGGCCGACCCGGTCTATCCGACCGCCCTCGGGTTGCAGGGCATCGCCACCTGGTTCGCCGCTGCCGCCGCCGACGTGCGGGCCGCCGGGATCGACCGCCGTGACCTGCAACCCCGCAGCCGGCGGCACGTCACGTTCGGGGAGTGGGCCTGGCGGCGCGGGTACGTCCGGGAGGCCGACCGGCTCGCCTGGCGCGAGCGGTCGATCGGCTTCTTCACCGACCACTCGGTGGACCTGCTGCTCACCCCGGCGTTGGCCAGCGCACCGCCGCCGGCCACCAGCTGGTCGGCCCGGTCCTGGCAGGCCAACATGCTGGTCAACATCCGGTACGCCCCGTACGCGGCACCGTGGAACATCGCCGGGCTGCCCGCGCTGGTGGTGCCGGTGGGTCGCCGCCCGGACGGCCTGCCGCTGGCCGTGCAACTCGTCGGGCCGCCCGGGTCGGAGCTGCTGCTGCTCGGCGTCGCCGGCCAGTTCGAGATGGCCGCCCCGTGGCCCCGCCACGCCCCCGGCTATCCGCGCGTCGGAACGGGGTCGCCGGCCACCGCGTGA
- a CDS encoding NUDIX hydrolase: MPDQPTVFRIAIDLTILTIRDGQLAVLLIERGKPPFEGQLALPGGFVRSGEDLHDTAVRELSEETGLEGRSLHLEQVRTYATPGRDPRGPIASVAYLAIAPDLPTPVAGTDAARAHWEPLDLERLGCGWLAFDHDVILRHALERARAKLEYSPLAAAFCGETFTIGELRAVYEAVWQVRLDPRNFHRKVTGVAGFVVPTGERRYPPTGRPAGLYRRGNATLLYPAMLRPGGSRR; the protein is encoded by the coding sequence GTGCCGGACCAGCCTACCGTTTTCCGTATCGCCATCGACCTGACGATCCTCACGATCCGTGACGGCCAGCTAGCGGTCCTGCTGATCGAGCGCGGCAAACCGCCGTTCGAGGGACAGTTGGCCCTCCCTGGCGGCTTCGTCCGCTCTGGTGAGGACCTGCACGACACCGCAGTGCGGGAGTTGTCCGAGGAGACCGGACTTGAGGGACGTAGCCTGCATCTGGAGCAGGTCCGGACGTACGCCACGCCTGGACGGGACCCGCGAGGCCCGATCGCCTCGGTGGCGTACCTGGCGATCGCACCCGACCTGCCGACCCCGGTGGCCGGTACCGACGCGGCCCGGGCCCACTGGGAACCGTTGGACCTTGAGCGGCTGGGCTGCGGATGGCTCGCCTTCGACCACGACGTCATCCTCCGACACGCGCTAGAACGGGCTCGTGCCAAGCTGGAGTACTCGCCACTCGCGGCTGCCTTCTGCGGCGAGACCTTCACGATCGGCGAGTTGCGTGCCGTCTACGAGGCCGTCTGGCAGGTACGCCTCGACCCACGAAACTTTCACCGCAAGGTGACCGGGGTGGCCGGCTTCGTGGTGCCCACCGGGGAGCGTCGCTATCCCCCCACCGGTCGCCCCGCCGGCCTCTACCGGCGGGGGAACGCGACCCTGCTGTACCCGGCGATGCTGCGTCCGGGCGGCAGCCGGCGCTAG
- the ilvA gene encoding threonine ammonia-lyase, whose protein sequence is MTELVSLDDVRAARELLADVTRTTPLEPSRPLSAALGGPVWLKCENFQRAGSYKVRGAYVRISRLSAAERQRGVVAASAGNHAQGVALAAGLVGAHATVFMPANAPLPKVVATKGYGAQVELVGATVDESLVAAQTFAERTGAVLIHPFDHRDVIAGQGTVALEILEQCPEVRTIVTGVGGGGLVSGMAVAAKALRPDVRVIGVQATGAAAFPPSLVAGEPVRLPAFSTIADGIAVGRPGDVTFTHVRKLVDEIVTVTEEDISRALLMLLERGKQVVEPAGAVGVAALLAGAVEVEPPVVAVLSGGNIDPLLMMRVIEHGLAAAGRYLRVTVRCSDRPGQLASLLGQIAEHRANVVDVEHQRANPHLRLGEVEVALSVETRGVEHSDTLISALRASGYQVSIAPEA, encoded by the coding sequence ATGACGGAACTGGTCAGCCTGGACGACGTGCGGGCGGCGCGGGAACTGCTCGCCGATGTCACCCGCACCACCCCGCTGGAACCCTCCCGTCCGCTGAGCGCGGCGCTCGGCGGGCCGGTCTGGCTCAAGTGCGAGAACTTCCAGCGCGCGGGGTCGTACAAGGTGCGCGGCGCGTACGTGCGGATCTCCCGGCTGTCGGCGGCGGAGCGGCAGCGGGGGGTGGTGGCGGCCAGCGCCGGCAACCACGCGCAGGGGGTGGCCCTCGCCGCCGGCCTGGTCGGCGCGCACGCCACCGTCTTCATGCCGGCTAACGCGCCGCTGCCGAAGGTGGTGGCCACCAAGGGGTACGGCGCGCAGGTGGAGCTGGTCGGCGCCACGGTGGACGAATCCCTGGTGGCGGCGCAGACGTTCGCCGAGCGTACCGGCGCGGTGTTGATCCACCCGTTCGACCACCGGGACGTGATCGCCGGGCAGGGCACGGTGGCGTTGGAGATCCTGGAGCAGTGCCCCGAGGTCAGGACGATCGTCACCGGGGTGGGCGGCGGCGGGCTGGTCTCCGGGATGGCGGTGGCCGCCAAGGCGCTCCGCCCCGACGTCCGGGTGATCGGGGTGCAGGCGACGGGCGCGGCGGCCTTCCCGCCGTCACTGGTGGCCGGCGAGCCGGTACGCCTACCCGCCTTCAGCACCATCGCCGACGGCATCGCGGTCGGTCGCCCCGGCGACGTCACCTTTACCCACGTCCGCAAACTCGTCGACGAGATCGTCACGGTCACCGAGGAGGACATCTCCCGGGCGCTGCTGATGCTGTTGGAGCGCGGCAAGCAGGTGGTGGAGCCGGCCGGCGCGGTGGGCGTGGCCGCGTTGCTGGCCGGAGCGGTCGAGGTGGAGCCACCGGTGGTGGCGGTCCTCTCCGGTGGCAACATCGACCCGCTGCTGATGATGCGGGTCATCGAGCACGGCCTGGCGGCGGCCGGGCGCTACCTGCGGGTGACCGTCCGCTGCTCGGACCGGCCGGGGCAACTCGCCTCGTTGCTGGGGCAGATCGCCGAGCACCGGGCCAACGTGGTGGATGTGGAGCACCAGCGTGCCAACCCGCACCTGCGTCTCGGTGAGGTCGAGGTCGCGCTGTCGGTGGAGACCCGGGGTGTGGAGCATTCTGACACGTTGATCAGCGCGTTGCGGGCCAGCGGCTACCAGGTCTCCATTGCGCCAGAGGCGTGA
- a CDS encoding putative bifunctional diguanylate cyclase/phosphodiesterase, giving the protein MTSGRAGQPLDRPEGRRTPVGVHLLTVAVGLTAVVAAVVGLSVPVRLPADDPFGPFDGLTRFGIAVALFALSQLARLRFRAAAGVVSITWAEAALIVCLYLVPPGWLPGAALIGMILAWTILSVVDDGRSSWDVVRIAGSQTAAVALAVSVTTALGAPMLAAPTPALALALAAGALTYLLAGAWLGGVMLALRHGMPIGRPLLAALRGKLLMFVGNVVAGLIVVALIEFDPRWLVLLPVPLWLLHQTYRQRLRDERERRTWRSFAEATAALNQLDERGVAIAGVTGALTVFEAEIVDVEVVRGDGRWRRYRGDPSGQVVDREIAPPGDTEPDPDELLRDLSVGETRVGRLRVRLPRTAPATERERYALAAFAEALSAALHDAATHRELRVVTARSSYEAVHDPLTGLVNRTAMLGQGDQALRKLTHDHPVALLLLDIDQFKEVNDTLGHAAGDQLLRLTANRLGTLTRGGDLLARLGGDEFALLLTSVPVLGDRTAPMAYALRQAREITERLAAPTEVAGVRMSVEVSVGVVVASAGTADLTELLRRADIAMYQAKSGGGNVAAYDSSRDAASTDQLALLAELREALLADDQLVLVLQPAVDLATGAPTGVEALIRWRHPRRGLLGPADFIRPVENSEQLGTFTRYVLDKALGVAAGWAREGLDIPISVNLSARSLLDHRLPTEIADALRRHQVPADRLVLEITETVVMSELEIIDQVLSALRSMGVQLAVDDFGTGFSSLAFLARIPVDELKVDRSFVLRMADSPEAAAIVRSTVGLAHELGLRVVAEGVETAAQRSALAELGCTAAQGYHFFKPMPADKIGAVLGSLSRQSPTNVLPLRADGAS; this is encoded by the coding sequence GTGACCTCCGGCAGGGCCGGTCAACCGCTCGACCGGCCCGAGGGCCGTCGCACCCCGGTCGGGGTGCACCTGCTGACGGTCGCCGTCGGACTCACCGCCGTGGTGGCCGCCGTGGTGGGGCTGAGCGTGCCGGTACGCCTGCCGGCCGACGACCCGTTCGGGCCGTTCGACGGGCTGACCCGCTTCGGCATCGCGGTCGCACTCTTCGCTCTGTCGCAGTTGGCCCGCCTGCGGTTCCGGGCCGCCGCCGGGGTGGTCTCCATCACCTGGGCCGAGGCCGCGCTGATCGTCTGCCTCTATCTGGTGCCGCCCGGATGGCTGCCGGGCGCGGCCCTGATCGGCATGATCCTGGCCTGGACGATCCTGTCCGTGGTGGACGACGGCAGATCCAGCTGGGACGTCGTCCGCATCGCCGGATCGCAGACCGCCGCCGTCGCGCTGGCGGTGTCGGTCACCACCGCGCTGGGCGCGCCGATGCTGGCCGCCCCGACTCCGGCCCTCGCCCTCGCCCTCGCCGCCGGTGCCCTCACCTACCTGCTGGCCGGTGCCTGGCTGGGCGGGGTGATGCTGGCGCTGCGGCACGGCATGCCGATCGGGCGCCCACTGCTGGCCGCGTTGCGGGGCAAGCTGCTGATGTTCGTCGGCAACGTGGTCGCTGGCCTGATCGTGGTGGCCCTGATCGAGTTCGACCCCCGGTGGCTGGTGTTGCTGCCCGTGCCGCTGTGGCTGCTCCACCAGACCTACCGGCAACGGTTGCGCGACGAGCGTGAACGGCGCACCTGGCGGTCGTTCGCGGAGGCGACGGCGGCGCTCAACCAGCTCGACGAGCGCGGCGTGGCGATCGCCGGGGTGACCGGCGCGCTCACCGTGTTCGAGGCGGAGATCGTGGACGTGGAGGTGGTCCGGGGCGACGGTCGTTGGCGCCGTTACCGGGGCGACCCCAGCGGTCAGGTGGTCGACCGGGAGATCGCGCCACCCGGCGACACCGAACCCGACCCGGACGAACTGCTCCGCGACCTTTCGGTGGGCGAGACCCGGGTCGGCCGGCTGCGCGTACGGCTGCCCCGGACGGCCCCCGCCACCGAGCGGGAACGGTACGCGCTGGCCGCCTTCGCCGAGGCGCTGTCGGCCGCCCTGCACGACGCGGCGACCCATCGTGAGCTGCGGGTGGTCACCGCGCGCTCGTCGTACGAAGCGGTGCACGATCCGCTGACCGGGCTGGTCAACCGGACGGCCATGCTGGGCCAGGGCGACCAGGCGCTGCGGAAACTCACGCACGACCACCCGGTGGCCCTGCTGCTGCTCGACATCGACCAGTTCAAGGAGGTCAACGACACGCTCGGGCACGCCGCCGGCGACCAGCTGCTGCGGTTGACCGCCAACCGGCTGGGCACCCTGACCCGCGGCGGCGACCTGCTCGCCCGGCTCGGCGGCGACGAGTTCGCGCTGCTGCTGACCTCGGTCCCGGTACTCGGCGACCGCACCGCCCCGATGGCGTACGCGCTGCGGCAGGCCCGGGAGATCACCGAGCGGCTGGCCGCGCCGACCGAGGTGGCCGGGGTACGCATGTCCGTCGAGGTGTCCGTGGGCGTGGTGGTGGCGTCGGCCGGCACCGCCGACCTGACCGAGCTGCTGCGCCGGGCCGACATCGCGATGTACCAGGCCAAGTCCGGTGGCGGCAACGTGGCGGCATACGACAGCTCCCGGGATGCGGCCAGCACCGACCAACTCGCCCTGCTCGCCGAGCTACGCGAGGCGCTGCTGGCCGACGACCAGCTCGTGCTGGTGTTGCAGCCGGCCGTGGACCTGGCCACCGGTGCGCCGACCGGGGTGGAGGCGCTGATCCGCTGGCGGCACCCGCGTCGGGGCTTGCTCGGTCCGGCCGACTTCATCCGGCCGGTGGAGAACAGCGAGCAGTTGGGCACCTTCACCCGGTACGTGCTGGACAAGGCGCTCGGGGTGGCGGCCGGCTGGGCCCGCGAGGGCCTGGACATCCCGATCTCGGTCAACCTCTCCGCCCGCAGTCTGCTGGACCACCGCCTGCCGACGGAGATCGCCGACGCCCTGCGCCGGCACCAGGTGCCGGCCGACCGGCTGGTCCTGGAGATCACCGAGACGGTGGTGATGAGCGAGCTGGAGATCATCGACCAGGTGCTCAGCGCGCTCCGGTCGATGGGTGTGCAGTTGGCGGTCGACGACTTCGGCACCGGCTTCTCGTCGCTGGCCTTCCTCGCCCGGATCCCGGTCGACGAGTTGAAGGTGGACCGGTCGTTCGTGCTCCGGATGGCGGATTCGCCGGAGGCGGCGGCGATCGTCCGCAGCACCGTCGGACTGGCCCACGAACTGGGGCTGCGGGTGGTGGCCGAGGGCGTGGAGACCGCCGCCCAGCGCTCGGCTCTGGCCGAGTTGGGCTGCACCGCGGCCCAGGGCTACCACTTCTTCAAGCCGATGCCCGCCGACAAGATCGGTGCGGTGCTCGGCTCGCTGTCCCGCCAGAGCCCCACCAACGTCCTGCCGCTGCGCGCCGACGGCGCCTCCTGA
- a CDS encoding thioredoxin domain-containing protein: MNRLADATSPYLLQHADNPVDWWPWCEEAFAEAKRRDVPVLISVGYSACHWCHVMAHESFEDAGVGALLNEGFVSIKVDREERPDVDAVYMTATQAMTGQGGWPMTVFATPDGTPFFCGTYFPRANFVRLLESIGTAWRDQRDAVLRQGVAVVEAIGGAQAVGGPTAPLTADLLDAAADQLAAEYDETHGGFGGAPKFPPHMNLLFLLRHHQRTGSPQSLEIVRHTCEAMARGGIHDQLAGGFARYAVDEHWTVPHFEKMLYDNALLLRVYTQLWRLTGDALALRVARDVARFLADELHRPGQGFASALDADTEGVEGLTYAWTPTQLVEALGEEDGRWAADLFAVTESGTSEHGRSVLRLARDVDDADPEVRARWQDVIRRLLAVRDTRPQPARDDKVVASWNGLAVTALAEFVRLVETAGRIGTEGEANLLDGVVIVADGAMRQTAEHLARVHVVDGRLRRASRDGRVGEPAGVLEDYGCVAEAFCAMHQVTGQGRWLDLAGELLDAALAHFAAPGGAFYDTADDAEQLVTRPADPTDNATPSGRSAIAAALVSYAALTGENRYREAAEAALATVAPIVGRHARFTGYASTVGEALLAGPSEIAVVTGDPANDPLVAAAYRHAPPGAVIVAGQPDQSGVPLLAGRPLLDGRPAAYVCRGFVCQRPVSGVDDLVAQLR, encoded by the coding sequence GTGAACCGACTCGCGGATGCCACCAGCCCGTACCTCCTCCAGCACGCGGACAACCCGGTCGACTGGTGGCCCTGGTGCGAGGAGGCGTTCGCCGAGGCGAAGCGGCGGGACGTGCCGGTGCTCATCTCGGTCGGCTACTCCGCCTGCCACTGGTGCCACGTGATGGCGCACGAGTCGTTCGAGGACGCCGGCGTCGGCGCGCTGCTCAACGAGGGCTTCGTGTCGATCAAGGTGGACCGCGAGGAGCGGCCCGACGTCGACGCCGTCTACATGACCGCCACCCAGGCGATGACCGGTCAGGGCGGCTGGCCGATGACGGTCTTCGCCACCCCGGACGGCACCCCGTTCTTCTGCGGCACGTACTTTCCCCGGGCGAACTTCGTCCGCCTGCTGGAGTCGATCGGCACCGCCTGGCGGGACCAGCGCGACGCCGTACTGCGTCAGGGCGTCGCGGTGGTGGAGGCCATCGGCGGCGCCCAGGCCGTCGGCGGACCCACCGCCCCACTCACCGCTGACCTGCTCGACGCCGCCGCCGACCAACTGGCCGCCGAGTACGACGAGACCCATGGCGGCTTCGGGGGTGCCCCCAAGTTCCCGCCGCACATGAACCTGCTGTTCCTGCTGCGGCACCACCAGCGCACCGGCTCGCCGCAGAGCCTGGAGATCGTCCGGCACACCTGCGAGGCGATGGCCCGGGGCGGCATCCACGACCAGCTCGCCGGAGGCTTCGCCCGGTACGCTGTGGACGAGCACTGGACCGTGCCGCACTTCGAGAAGATGCTCTACGACAACGCCCTGCTGCTGCGGGTCTACACCCAGCTCTGGCGGCTCACCGGCGATGCGCTGGCGCTACGGGTGGCCCGGGACGTCGCCCGGTTCCTCGCCGACGAGCTGCACCGCCCCGGCCAGGGTTTCGCCTCGGCGCTGGACGCGGACACCGAGGGCGTCGAAGGGCTCACCTACGCCTGGACCCCGACGCAACTGGTCGAGGCGCTCGGTGAGGAGGACGGCCGCTGGGCCGCCGACCTGTTCGCCGTCACCGAATCCGGCACCTCTGAGCACGGCAGGAGCGTGCTCCGGCTGGCCCGGGACGTCGACGACGCCGACCCGGAGGTACGCGCCCGCTGGCAGGACGTGATCCGTCGGCTGTTGGCCGTGCGCGACACCCGACCGCAGCCGGCCCGCGACGACAAGGTGGTGGCCTCCTGGAACGGGCTGGCCGTCACCGCGCTCGCCGAGTTCGTCCGGCTCGTCGAGACCGCCGGGCGGATCGGCACCGAGGGCGAGGCGAACCTGCTCGACGGGGTCGTCATCGTCGCCGACGGCGCGATGCGCCAGACCGCCGAGCACCTGGCCCGGGTGCACGTGGTGGACGGGCGGCTGCGCCGCGCCTCCCGGGACGGCCGGGTCGGTGAGCCGGCCGGCGTGCTGGAGGACTACGGCTGCGTGGCCGAGGCGTTCTGCGCCATGCACCAGGTGACCGGCCAGGGGCGGTGGCTGGACCTGGCCGGCGAACTGCTCGATGCCGCCCTGGCGCACTTCGCCGCACCCGGCGGGGCGTTCTACGACACCGCCGACGACGCGGAGCAACTGGTGACCCGGCCCGCCGACCCGACCGACAACGCCACCCCCTCCGGTCGCTCCGCGATCGCCGCCGCCCTGGTCAGCTACGCGGCTCTGACCGGGGAGAACCGGTACCGGGAGGCAGCCGAGGCGGCACTGGCCACCGTCGCGCCGATCGTCGGGCGGCACGCCCGGTTCACCGGGTACGCGTCCACCGTCGGCGAGGCGTTGCTCGCCGGCCCGTCCGAGATCGCCGTGGTCACCGGGGACCCGGCGAACGACCCGCTGGTCGCGGCGGCGTACCGGCACGCCCCGCCCGGCGCGGTGATCGTCGCCGGGCAGCCCGACCAGTCGGGGGTGCCGCTGCTGGCCGGTCGGCCGCTGCTCGACGGCCGACCCGCCGCGTACGTCTGCCGGGGCTTCGTCTGCCAACGGCCGGTCAGCGGCGTCGACGACCTGGTGGCACAACTGCGCTGA
- the greA gene encoding transcription elongation factor GreA: MSNGNEAPATWLSQDAYDRLKAELDELIANRPVIAAEINARREEGDLRENGGYHAAREEQGKAEGRILYLKELLRTAQVGEAPTVDAVAPGMVVTIYFDDDADDTETFLLGSREIAATTDLTVYSPESALGQAILGGKASQACTYTAPSGADIKVTVVSFEPFSG; the protein is encoded by the coding sequence GTGTCCAATGGCAACGAGGCGCCCGCCACCTGGCTGTCCCAGGACGCCTACGACCGCCTGAAGGCCGAACTCGACGAGTTGATCGCCAACCGGCCGGTCATCGCCGCTGAGATCAACGCACGGCGCGAGGAAGGCGACCTGCGCGAGAACGGCGGCTACCACGCCGCGCGTGAGGAGCAGGGCAAGGCCGAGGGGCGCATCCTCTACTTGAAGGAGCTGCTCCGCACGGCCCAGGTCGGTGAGGCGCCGACCGTCGACGCCGTAGCGCCCGGGATGGTCGTGACGATCTACTTCGACGACGACGCCGACGACACAGAGACCTTCCTGCTCGGTTCCCGGGAGATCGCCGCGACCACCGATCTCACCGTCTACAGCCCCGAGTCGGCCCTCGGCCAGGCGATCCTGGGCGGCAAGGCGAGCCAGGCCTGCACCTACACCGCGCCCAGCGGCGCGGACATCAAGGTGACCGTGGTCAGCTTCGAGCCGTTCTCCGGCTGA